A DNA window from Acidobacteriota bacterium contains the following coding sequences:
- a CDS encoding two-component regulator propeller domain-containing protein: MVLLIALIVVAVSATGYLAAAQGENGAITGVIQDDKGAALANAKVTLTSGDLASAKTTQADGKFEFHNLKSAQYRITVEAARFRKEAVNVPLRPDETFVSPPIKLTPSSLHVAVLDAGSQAIPGVTVSVYAKERAVVGALAARSVTDQYGDAYFGRLAPGSYQLSATLRGYDEYRNDVFISSGITTEFPLQLLVAPVIPINEKAVTRHTVPNLPSKNVRAIFQDSEDWMWFGTDKGIARFNGAEFKSSAGAGSEFEQLAGEDVRSIAEDRNGTMWLATGRSVRRITKKGKEAGPAFDIPDSRQVFVDSAGNVWVAALGGLFQFDGRALVPFAHSGELPSDDVRAVAQDKNGNMWIVTAGGVSHLENGKLVSFNQPREPRGAKGQTERESPVSDARTAFVDAAGRTWLATASGLVLIDKGGLRRLPIDAIRSANGSRDASSSAIGEDRSGRMWFAHDAGGVSVYDPVQQESQRVNFLDRDRVAAIYAGREGNVWFATDNGVISSDFYSFVGFTTSRGLADNDVQQVVLAPGAPGSRGQNDLWFLTQGGVSRLEGERFVSLPGFRSGISVQAVAFDRERSAWFATEQGALRWTGETLTQFNEGSGLASNNVQWVTTIADGSAIVFATTRGASLFRGGELSNIEALSGYDARQAFEDTDGRVWFATARGVVSIDPKGGDAEIIDISRGLADNDARWITRFNDRLLVATRGGIQAYSGSAFTTFDAEPANTMFVDRDGYLWAGTDEGRVKKILEFGGHVFSTVYSGEAHALTGSRINSISQDSEGRIWIATNKGAVRHMPVTIAPPAEVSLEVDGRIQQASESGSYDVSSGRHRLTFHFSAATMSGQTRYLYRIDSGDGEPPWEVLPMQQGAERDVSRMDLDEGAHTFELIALNRDLYGAKAPAATLSVRVGSPFWKSWWFYALAIAVIGLALGAAFAARRFGDREYVLPKELRSYVPIEPNPFIVGNPIRTEKMFYGREDDFRYVRTKLEGTSQGVVIVFCGERRVGKSSILYQVAGGRLGERFIPVFVDLQEMVIASDSEFFARISRLIAEAVARSNSRALSESDPATAILVATARSAGLVRQTALAQASIISVPVFDGRNPYPMFLDFLDHVLESIGDRTLLILMDEYELLEGKVDEGKLSKELFTFLAGLMDNKERLALIFTGSRRLEERDKKYWRELLRRSLFRKVGFLSEKDTVRLITHPVEGRVVYGRGVMDVIYRLTAGQPFYTQVICQNVVDYMNEHRQNWVTVADLGQVITEIVDNPLPQMIYTWDALSDDEKLGLSLLGEALGDALAYATAGELRASVRANDYPVNLSENTLRLTLEEMFRRELLEKDTADGFRFKIDLLRLWIRRSHSIWQVVKEVRTL, encoded by the coding sequence TTGGTCCTATTGATTGCGTTGATTGTCGTAGCGGTCAGTGCGACGGGCTACCTGGCCGCTGCCCAGGGCGAGAACGGCGCCATTACAGGAGTCATTCAAGACGATAAAGGCGCTGCGCTCGCTAACGCGAAGGTAACTCTCACCTCCGGCGACCTGGCGTCGGCCAAGACCACCCAGGCGGATGGCAAGTTCGAGTTTCACAACCTCAAATCCGCTCAGTATCGCATTACTGTCGAAGCCGCCAGGTTTCGGAAAGAGGCGGTGAACGTCCCCCTGCGACCAGATGAGACATTCGTCTCGCCGCCGATAAAGCTCACCCCTTCGTCGCTGCACGTTGCTGTGTTGGACGCGGGCTCGCAAGCTATTCCCGGTGTGACGGTCAGCGTCTACGCGAAGGAGCGCGCCGTAGTGGGCGCGCTCGCGGCGCGAAGTGTGACCGACCAGTACGGCGATGCGTATTTCGGAAGGCTCGCGCCCGGCTCCTATCAATTGAGCGCCACGCTGCGAGGCTACGATGAGTACCGCAACGATGTGTTTATCTCGTCGGGCATAACTACGGAGTTCCCGCTTCAACTACTGGTGGCGCCGGTTATTCCGATCAATGAGAAGGCGGTCACGCGGCACACGGTACCAAATCTCCCTTCGAAGAATGTGCGGGCCATATTTCAGGACAGCGAAGACTGGATGTGGTTTGGCACCGACAAAGGCATTGCGCGATTCAACGGCGCGGAGTTCAAGTCTTCGGCTGGGGCTGGATCTGAATTCGAACAACTCGCGGGCGAGGATGTTCGCTCGATCGCCGAAGACCGCAATGGCACGATGTGGCTCGCGACTGGGCGAAGCGTTCGGAGAATAACAAAGAAGGGCAAGGAAGCCGGTCCTGCGTTCGACATTCCCGATTCTCGACAAGTCTTCGTCGATTCCGCGGGCAATGTTTGGGTCGCCGCGCTTGGTGGACTGTTTCAGTTCGACGGCCGGGCTCTCGTTCCTTTCGCCCATTCGGGTGAATTGCCTTCCGATGACGTGAGAGCCGTGGCCCAGGACAAGAACGGCAACATGTGGATTGTGACCGCGGGCGGCGTGTCCCATCTGGAAAACGGGAAGCTTGTTTCATTCAATCAACCGCGTGAGCCGCGCGGAGCGAAAGGCCAGACGGAGCGCGAGAGTCCGGTGAGCGATGCTCGGACCGCCTTCGTAGACGCTGCCGGCAGGACGTGGCTGGCAACGGCGAGTGGCCTTGTGTTGATCGACAAGGGTGGCCTGCGCCGGCTCCCGATAGATGCGATTCGAAGTGCCAATGGATCGCGTGACGCAAGCTCTAGCGCTATAGGCGAAGACCGAAGCGGGCGCATGTGGTTCGCGCACGATGCGGGCGGGGTGAGCGTTTACGACCCCGTGCAACAGGAGTCTCAGCGGGTCAACTTTCTCGATCGCGATAGGGTCGCCGCCATCTACGCGGGGCGCGAAGGAAACGTCTGGTTTGCAACTGACAACGGCGTCATCAGTTCGGACTTCTACAGCTTCGTTGGCTTCACCACCAGCCGCGGCCTTGCGGACAATGACGTGCAGCAGGTCGTCCTGGCGCCGGGAGCTCCGGGCTCGCGCGGGCAGAATGATCTGTGGTTCCTGACGCAGGGCGGTGTCTCCCGGCTTGAAGGCGAGCGATTCGTTTCGCTCCCGGGGTTCCGCAGCGGCATCAGCGTCCAGGCAGTCGCGTTCGACCGCGAACGCTCGGCCTGGTTTGCAACCGAGCAAGGCGCGCTCAGGTGGACAGGCGAAACTCTCACTCAGTTCAACGAAGGCAGCGGGCTCGCTTCAAACAACGTCCAGTGGGTGACAACGATCGCGGACGGCTCAGCTATCGTGTTCGCGACAACTCGAGGCGCTTCTTTGTTCCGTGGCGGCGAGTTGAGCAACATCGAAGCGCTCTCCGGCTACGACGCGCGGCAGGCGTTCGAGGACACCGATGGGCGGGTGTGGTTCGCCACGGCGCGCGGAGTCGTCAGCATCGATCCAAAAGGCGGCGACGCCGAGATCATTGATATCTCGCGGGGGCTGGCCGATAACGACGCGCGCTGGATCACTCGGTTCAATGACAGGCTGCTAGTTGCGACGCGCGGAGGCATCCAGGCTTACAGCGGGTCTGCGTTTACTACCTTCGATGCCGAGCCGGCCAACACTATGTTCGTCGATCGCGACGGATATCTATGGGCGGGAACGGATGAAGGCCGCGTAAAAAAAATCCTTGAGTTCGGCGGGCATGTATTCTCTACAGTGTATTCAGGCGAAGCTCACGCGCTGACCGGCAGCAGGATCAATTCGATCTCGCAGGACTCCGAGGGCCGCATTTGGATCGCCACGAACAAAGGCGCAGTCCGGCATATGCCGGTTACGATCGCGCCTCCAGCGGAGGTCTCGCTTGAAGTGGATGGCCGCATTCAGCAAGCGTCGGAGTCCGGCTCCTACGATGTTTCCTCCGGACGCCACCGGCTGACTTTTCATTTCAGCGCGGCAACCATGAGCGGGCAGACACGCTACCTTTATCGCATCGACTCAGGAGACGGGGAGCCGCCCTGGGAAGTGTTGCCGATGCAGCAGGGGGCTGAACGCGATGTGTCGCGCATGGACCTGGACGAAGGCGCCCACACGTTCGAGCTTATTGCTTTGAACCGGGACCTGTACGGCGCAAAGGCTCCGGCGGCCACGCTGTCTGTGCGGGTGGGTTCGCCTTTCTGGAAGAGCTGGTGGTTCTACGCGCTTGCGATTGCAGTCATAGGATTGGCTCTGGGGGCCGCTTTTGCCGCTCGCAGGTTCGGCGACCGGGAGTACGTTCTGCCGAAGGAACTGCGTAGTTATGTTCCGATCGAGCCGAACCCGTTTATCGTCGGCAACCCGATCCGCACCGAGAAAATGTTCTACGGCCGCGAAGACGACTTTCGCTACGTGCGCACGAAGCTCGAAGGCACGAGCCAGGGCGTGGTGATCGTTTTTTGCGGCGAGCGGCGCGTGGGCAAGAGCTCGATTCTATATCAGGTGGCGGGCGGCCGGCTGGGCGAGCGGTTCATTCCGGTGTTTGTCGACCTTCAGGAAATGGTGATTGCTTCGGATTCGGAATTCTTCGCCCGCATATCCCGGTTGATTGCAGAAGCAGTGGCTCGATCGAACAGTCGCGCGTTGAGCGAGTCGGACCCTGCCACGGCCATTTTGGTGGCCACCGCGCGATCTGCGGGTCTTGTAAGGCAGACGGCGCTCGCACAAGCGTCCATCATAAGCGTTCCTGTATTCGACGGTCGAAATCCTTACCCGATGTTCCTGGACTTCCTTGATCACGTGCTGGAATCGATCGGTGATCGCACACTGCTGATATTGATGGACGAGTACGAGTTGCTTGAAGGGAAAGTCGATGAAGGCAAGCTCTCGAAAGAACTGTTCACGTTTCTGGCCGGGCTCATGGATAACAAGGAGCGGCTGGCGCTGATCTTCACCGGTTCTCGGAGGCTCGAAGAGAGAGACAAGAAATACTGGCGAGAGTTGCTGAGAAGATCTCTCTTCCGCAAAGTCGGCTTCTTATCCGAGAAAGACACCGTTCGCTTGATCACCCACCCCGTGGAAGGCCGCGTAGTTTACGGGCGCGGGGTGATGGACGTCATCTATCGCCTGACGGCGGGCCAGCCCTTCTACACGCAGGTAATCTGTCAGAACGTGGTCGACTATATGAACGAGCACCGCCAAAACTGGGTTACGGTCGCCGATTTGGGACAGGTGATCACAGAGATCGTCGACAACCCGCTTCCGCAGATGATCTACACGTGGGACGCGCTGTCGGACGACGAAAAGCTGGGCCTGTCGCTGCTCGGAGAAGCGCTCGGGGATGCGCTCGCTTATGCGACCGCCGGGGAGCTGCGCGCCTCGGTAAGGGCGAACGATTACCCGGTCAACCTTTCGGAGAACACCCTGCGCCTGACACTGGAAGAGATGTTCCGCCGCGAGTTGTTGGAGAAAGACACCGCCGACGGGTTCAGGTTCAAGATTGATTTGCTGCGGCTGTGGATCCGCCGGTCGCATTCGATCTGGCAGGTGGTGAAAGAAGTAAGGACGCTTTAA
- a CDS encoding phosphotriesterase-related protein codes for MALVNTVRGPIDTAKLGATLMHEHVFVLSTEIMQNYPEPWGEEDQRFADAVARLNELKSRGVDSIVDLTVIGLGRYIPRIQRVAAKTDINIIVATGVYTYNDVPMYFHFRGPGAELGGPELMVDMFVKDIEEGIAGTGVRAAILKCATDQPGVTPGVERVLRAVAQAQRQTGVPISTHTHAHTERGLEQQRIFQEEGVDLSRVIIGHSGDTTDIAYLEKLIANGSYIGMDRFGIDVLLPFEDRVNTVAKMCELGYAGKMVLSQDAACFNDWLPEEALPVVLPNWHYLHIHNDVIPALRQRGVSEEQIDTMLIGNPRKIFEGA; via the coding sequence ATGGCTTTGGTGAACACAGTTCGAGGGCCGATTGATACGGCCAAGTTGGGTGCGACGCTGATGCACGAGCACGTGTTCGTCCTTTCGACGGAGATCATGCAGAACTACCCCGAGCCTTGGGGAGAAGAAGACCAGCGGTTCGCCGATGCAGTCGCGCGTTTGAATGAGCTCAAATCCCGAGGCGTCGATTCAATAGTCGATCTCACCGTAATCGGGCTGGGCCGCTACATCCCACGCATCCAGCGAGTCGCCGCCAAGACCGATATCAACATAATTGTCGCGACGGGCGTCTATACCTACAACGACGTGCCGATGTACTTCCACTTTCGCGGGCCGGGCGCCGAGCTCGGCGGGCCCGAGCTGATGGTCGACATGTTCGTGAAGGATATCGAGGAAGGCATCGCCGGTACCGGCGTGAGAGCGGCAATTCTTAAATGCGCGACCGATCAGCCGGGCGTCACACCGGGAGTGGAACGAGTCCTTCGCGCAGTGGCTCAAGCGCAGCGGCAAACAGGCGTTCCTATCTCGACTCACACTCACGCGCACACCGAACGCGGGCTCGAACAGCAGCGCATTTTTCAGGAGGAAGGCGTTGATCTCTCGCGTGTAATCATCGGCCACTCGGGCGACACGACCGACATTGCTTATCTGGAAAAGCTGATCGCTAACGGCTCGTACATTGGAATGGACCGATTCGGCATAGATGTTCTGCTTCCGTTCGAGGACCGCGTGAACACCGTGGCGAAGATGTGCGAGCTGGGTTATGCGGGCAAGATGGTTCTCTCGCAAGACGCTGCTTGCTTCAACGATTGGCTGCCGGAAGAAGCGTTGCCGGTTGTGCTTCCGAACTGGCACTACCTGCACATTCACAACGACGTGATTCCGGCCCTAAGACAGCGCGGCGTCAGCGAAGAGCAGATCGACACGATGCTGATCGGCAACCCGCGCAAGATATTCGAGGGCGCGTAA
- a CDS encoding BrnT family toxin — MAADFEWDPNKALENIRRHAVSFEEASSVFEDSLAFTIDDLEHSTEEKRFYTVGVSCLYRTLVVAHAERGQNIRIISARLATRQERKSYEEGEGK, encoded by the coding sequence ATGGCTGCGGACTTCGAGTGGGATCCGAATAAGGCATTAGAGAACATTAGAAGACACGCTGTGTCGTTTGAGGAGGCCTCAAGTGTCTTCGAAGATTCGCTCGCATTCACGATTGATGATTTGGAACATTCTACAGAGGAGAAACGGTTCTATACGGTCGGCGTGTCGTGTCTGTACCGAACTTTGGTTGTAGCACACGCTGAGAGGGGCCAGAATATACGCATTATCAGCGCGCGGCTTGCGACGCGGCAAGAAAGGAAGAGCTATGAAGAAGGCGAGGGTAAGTGA
- a CDS encoding ferrous iron transporter B, with protein sequence MPSVETAPPEPNIEAQQGLHPPIETQSHLSTVCLAGAPNAGKTALMNALTGGSFHTANYAGVTVTLSRGKSKAEFGPQVLLVDLPGVHSTSAVSPEEELSCRVIEGRHHSVIPEVLVVAVDATQLERHLKLASFVARQHKPTVIALTMMDLLPRMHQTVNVRKLEKALGVPVVPVDGRTGWGAAELMAAVHTALASSPSRGSALANVSEEPVSAYAAIRELLTNSEAVINRNLFVLADDSFTARIDGVVLHRVFGFPIFFAVLVGLFSSIFWAARPFMDLIDWSFSQTRFLLLAVLPDGALSHFLADGIVGGVGAVAVFFPQIVILFFLMTLLEDSGYLARGAALVDKPLSYLGLHGRSFVPMLSGFACAIPAVLAARTIPSRRERLLTIWILPLMSCSARLPVYALLLGALLPGAAWKAGLALGLIYVASLLTGALVAGLISRFILRRRTASLLAMEMPVYRKPLLKPTLRMTWSRSSAYLRKAGMPIVVISACLWLLSNFGLGSRQPAAVEAARSPLVTTSDLDHSFAAQIGQTLEPALRPMGLDWRVGVGLISAFAAREVFVSTMAIVFHVADDPDAQQQAGLLDNMRTATFSGTSNKIFTTSTILGLIVFFFFSLQCLSTVAVVRSETNSWRLAGLQLLFYTGIGYLMSSALVIGLRLLGVD encoded by the coding sequence ATGCCTTCAGTCGAAACGGCTCCGCCGGAACCAAACATCGAAGCCCAACAGGGGCTTCACCCACCCATTGAGACTCAATCTCACTTATCAACCGTCTGCCTCGCTGGAGCGCCCAATGCAGGTAAGACTGCCCTGATGAACGCGCTCACTGGCGGAAGCTTTCACACCGCAAACTATGCGGGTGTAACCGTCACCCTTTCCAGAGGCAAGAGCAAAGCTGAATTTGGACCGCAGGTCTTGTTGGTCGATTTGCCAGGAGTGCACAGCACATCCGCAGTCTCACCTGAAGAAGAACTGTCATGCCGGGTTATCGAAGGTCGGCATCACTCGGTCATACCCGAAGTGCTGGTTGTCGCCGTCGATGCCACTCAGCTCGAGCGGCATCTCAAACTTGCTTCGTTCGTAGCGCGTCAACACAAGCCGACAGTTATCGCACTCACCATGATGGACCTGCTCCCGCGCATGCATCAAACCGTGAACGTGCGCAAGCTGGAGAAGGCGCTGGGAGTGCCGGTAGTCCCCGTAGATGGCCGCACCGGATGGGGCGCCGCCGAGTTGATGGCCGCCGTTCACACAGCGTTAGCCAGCTCGCCGAGCCGGGGGAGCGCGCTCGCAAACGTGTCCGAGGAACCGGTGTCTGCTTATGCCGCGATCCGCGAGCTTTTGACCAACAGCGAGGCTGTAATAAACAGAAATCTTTTCGTACTCGCTGACGATTCCTTCACGGCGAGAATCGATGGCGTAGTTCTGCATCGCGTATTCGGGTTCCCTATTTTCTTTGCGGTTCTCGTCGGGCTCTTCTCATCGATATTCTGGGCAGCGCGGCCTTTTATGGATCTGATCGACTGGTCGTTTTCGCAAACTCGTTTCTTGTTGTTAGCCGTCCTGCCGGATGGCGCACTGTCTCATTTCCTCGCGGACGGGATCGTCGGAGGAGTCGGCGCTGTAGCGGTCTTCTTTCCCCAGATCGTGATTCTCTTCTTCTTGATGACGCTGCTTGAAGATTCAGGCTACCTTGCTCGGGGGGCGGCGCTTGTCGATAAGCCGCTTTCTTACCTGGGTCTGCACGGGCGTTCCTTTGTTCCGATGCTATCGGGCTTCGCCTGCGCGATTCCAGCAGTATTGGCCGCGCGAACGATTCCCTCGCGACGCGAGCGGCTTCTGACCATCTGGATCCTGCCATTGATGAGCTGCAGCGCCCGACTCCCAGTCTACGCGTTGTTGCTGGGAGCGTTGCTGCCCGGCGCCGCCTGGAAAGCCGGCCTCGCGCTTGGGCTGATCTACGTCGCAAGTCTTCTGACAGGCGCTTTGGTAGCTGGATTGATTAGCAGGTTCATCCTGCGTAGGCGCACGGCGTCGCTCCTGGCCATGGAGATGCCCGTATATCGAAAGCCTTTGTTGAAGCCGACGCTCAGAATGACCTGGTCGCGATCGTCTGCTTACCTTCGTAAAGCTGGCATGCCGATCGTAGTGATCTCAGCGTGCTTGTGGCTGCTGTCGAACTTCGGCCTGGGCTCGCGTCAACCCGCCGCGGTTGAGGCTGCGAGATCGCCGCTGGTAACGACGAGCGACCTCGACCATTCGTTTGCCGCGCAGATTGGCCAGACTCTTGAGCCTGCTCTTCGCCCGATGGGGCTCGATTGGCGAGTCGGCGTTGGGCTGATCTCAGCGTTCGCCGCCCGAGAGGTCTTCGTCAGCACAATGGCTATTGTCTTTCACGTTGCCGACGACCCGGACGCCCAACAGCAGGCTGGCTTGCTCGACAACATGCGTACTGCGACTTTCTCCGGAACTTCGAACAAGATATTCACGACCTCAACGATTCTGGGCCTGATCGTCTTTTTCTTCTTTTCGCTGCAATGCCTGTCCACGGTTGCGGTCGTGCGAAGCGAAACCAATTCCTGGCGTCTGGCCGGTCTCCAACTCCTCTTTTACACCGGTATTGGTTACTTGATGTCATCGGCGCTGGTAATAGGTCTGCGTCTCCTCGGCGTAGACTAG
- a CDS encoding type II toxin-antitoxin system VapC family toxin, with product MKSYLLDTNIASALWDELNRNHDDALRFVQSAALSSDFIYVSRITVAEIEYGYKLYASKHPDRRRKADEAMRAFKAIKEIGKDTTEPYSDIRAALFTRFAPRDSKDRIRNVRPETMVDKTTAVLLGIQENDLWIAAIAIEYNMILVSGDRMNRIREVWPGLRLVNWTS from the coding sequence ATGAAGAGTTATCTCCTTGACACAAACATCGCTTCTGCGCTCTGGGATGAACTAAATCGGAATCACGACGATGCGTTGCGGTTCGTTCAGAGTGCTGCCCTATCCAGTGATTTCATCTACGTTTCTCGCATAACGGTTGCCGAGATCGAATACGGGTATAAATTGTACGCCAGCAAGCACCCAGATCGCCGGCGCAAAGCAGACGAGGCGATGCGGGCTTTCAAGGCCATCAAAGAAATAGGCAAAGACACAACTGAACCCTACTCGGACATCCGCGCTGCTCTGTTCACAAGGTTTGCGCCCAGGGATTCAAAAGACAGGATTAGAAACGTCAGACCGGAAACAATGGTGGATAAGACTACCGCTGTACTCCTTGGCATTCAAGAAAACGATCTTTGGATAGCGGCAATAGCCATTGAGTACAACATGATACTTGTAAGTGGCGATAGGATGAATCGTATCCGGGAGGTTTGGCCGGGTCTTAGGTTAGTGAACTGGACGTCGTGA
- a CDS encoding protein kinase yields MTTSDYDKPVRFQLEGECSFGESDSMVRNPYLNRVAIKDPAQFFGRAREVSKIFSRIGASRPQSISVVGERRIGKSSLLNFINDPQVRLRSLDRSESYAFAFIDLQQKRRLTLIEFFKDLFTLLAKETGDKSLSKLQPSFDSLRVVLESFRRDGRKLVVLFDEFDAITTNRAFDLEFYSFLRSIANNYDVAYVTSSARDLQELCHTQLIADSPFFNIFTNVFLRAFTRKEALELITRPSAGAGFPLEGYSRRITEIAGYFPYFLQIACSAYFDHLQENEGKLDREEVEATFLDEAKGQFRFIWDHLSDSFRRSIREFIENGRVEKEHEHIYEDLKRAGYFIQDDRGPRIFSTLFSSVISRPRIITTELRETDHAAMAVHDGKTEKVAAPPLIEPEGHIGRFEIRRSLGAGGMGEIFESYDTELERTVAIKVLASKHIEDETMKQRFLREARMASQLNHPNIATIHEIGEAAGNPYIVMEYVQGQTLAERIEVGPLALSEIIDIGVQTAEALAEAHECGVVHRDIKSSNIMMTPRGKVKVLDFGLAKPLPVLNRATSKERLTESGVLLGTVSYMSPEQATGRGEVTNLADIFSLGVVLYEMTTGRLPFDGETYFQTIEAIKKRAPSSIKKHRKDAPDSLAAVIEHMLKKDPAQRYQAAAEIACDLLAVLKEHSMDGAK; encoded by the coding sequence TTGACCACCTCAGACTACGACAAACCGGTTCGCTTTCAGCTCGAGGGAGAGTGTAGCTTCGGCGAGAGCGATTCGATGGTACGGAATCCCTACCTTAACCGAGTAGCCATCAAAGACCCGGCGCAGTTCTTCGGGCGTGCGCGTGAGGTGTCGAAAATTTTCTCGCGCATCGGGGCGTCGCGGCCGCAGTCCATATCCGTCGTAGGCGAACGGCGCATCGGCAAGTCGTCGTTGCTCAATTTCATAAATGATCCGCAGGTTCGCCTGCGCTCTCTCGACCGATCCGAGTCTTACGCGTTCGCGTTTATCGATCTTCAGCAGAAGCGGCGGCTCACGCTCATCGAGTTCTTCAAAGACCTGTTCACTCTGCTCGCGAAAGAAACCGGCGACAAGTCGCTCTCGAAACTGCAGCCTTCGTTCGACTCCCTGCGCGTGGTGCTCGAAAGCTTTCGCCGCGATGGACGCAAGCTAGTTGTGTTGTTCGACGAGTTCGATGCAATCACGACCAATCGAGCGTTTGACCTCGAGTTCTATTCGTTTCTTCGATCGATCGCCAACAACTACGACGTAGCCTATGTGACCAGCTCGGCGCGCGACCTTCAGGAGTTGTGCCACACTCAGCTCATCGCCGACTCGCCGTTCTTCAACATCTTTACCAACGTCTTCCTGCGCGCGTTCACCCGCAAGGAAGCGCTGGAGCTGATCACCCGGCCGTCGGCCGGAGCAGGCTTCCCGTTGGAAGGCTACAGCCGCCGCATCACGGAGATCGCCGGTTACTTCCCGTATTTTCTACAGATCGCTTGCTCGGCGTACTTCGATCATCTTCAGGAAAACGAGGGCAAGCTCGATCGCGAAGAAGTCGAAGCGACGTTTCTGGACGAGGCGAAGGGGCAGTTCCGATTCATCTGGGACCACTTGAGCGACAGTTTCCGCCGCTCGATTCGCGAGTTCATCGAAAACGGACGAGTAGAGAAAGAGCACGAGCATATCTACGAGGACTTGAAGCGCGCGGGCTACTTCATCCAGGACGACCGCGGTCCGCGCATTTTTTCGACTCTGTTTTCAAGCGTGATTTCGAGGCCGCGCATTATCACAACCGAGCTGCGCGAAACAGACCACGCGGCTATGGCCGTTCACGATGGCAAGACCGAAAAGGTCGCGGCGCCGCCGTTGATCGAACCCGAGGGGCACATCGGAAGATTCGAGATAAGGCGCTCGCTTGGAGCGGGCGGTATGGGCGAGATCTTTGAATCGTACGACACCGAGCTTGAACGCACGGTCGCGATCAAGGTGCTGGCTTCGAAGCACATCGAGGACGAAACGATGAAGCAGCGCTTTCTGAGAGAAGCGCGCATGGCGTCACAGCTCAATCATCCGAACATCGCAACGATTCACGAGATCGGCGAAGCCGCGGGCAATCCCTATATCGTGATGGAGTACGTTCAGGGGCAGACGCTTGCGGAGCGCATCGAGGTTGGGCCGCTCGCGCTGAGTGAGATCATCGACATTGGTGTGCAGACTGCCGAGGCGTTGGCCGAAGCGCACGAATGCGGAGTCGTCCATCGCGACATCAAGTCTTCAAACATAATGATGACGCCTCGAGGGAAAGTTAAGGTGCTCGACTTTGGGCTTGCAAAACCGTTGCCTGTTCTCAACCGGGCCACGAGCAAAGAGCGTCTCACTGAGTCCGGAGTCCTGCTGGGAACCGTGAGCTACATGTCGCCGGAGCAGGCAACAGGGCGCGGTGAGGTTACGAACCTCGCGGACATATTCTCGCTGGGTGTGGTTCTCTACGAGATGACAACCGGCAGGCTTCCGTTCGACGGCGAGACTTACTTTCAAACAATCGAAGCGATAAAGAAGCGCGCGCCGTCGTCGATCAAAAAGCATCGCAAGGACGCGCCCGATTCGTTGGCTGCCGTCATCGAGCATATGCTCAAAAAGGACCCCGCCCAGCGATACCAGGCGGCCGCAGAGATAGCCTGCGACTTGCTGGCAGTCCTAAAAGAGCATTCTATGGATGGAGCGAAGTGA
- a CDS encoding ferrous iron transport protein A — MSLVDAIHNKWYRVEGIEGPEDQRQRLLDLGITPGEQLSIVQSVPFGDPLVVMVRGMRVALRRREAAWIRLQ, encoded by the coding sequence ATGAGCCTGGTGGACGCGATTCACAATAAATGGTATCGGGTGGAAGGCATTGAGGGGCCCGAAGACCAACGCCAACGCTTACTGGATCTTGGCATTACGCCGGGTGAACAACTCTCGATAGTGCAGTCAGTCCCGTTTGGGGATCCGCTGGTTGTGATGGTGAGGGGGATGCGCGTTGCCCTCAGGCGACGGGAAGCGGCATGGATAAGACTTCAGTGA